CCAGGGCATGTAAAGTGACAATAGCACCGCTAAGCTATACGGAAGTACCTGATAGGTCTCAATCGCTGCTGTAAGGGATTGTGGGTCCCATATTTTCAGGCCACCCGCTACGATAAAAAACCCTGCTAGAACAAGGCGGATGACTCGATAAATCCAGAGGCTTATTTGCGATGATCCAGCCAAGTTTCCCAGCCTCCTTTCAAGACCCAAACGTCTTCAGTCCCGAGAGAGGCCTTTAAACGTTGAGCCACTCCTTTGCTGGCAGCGCAAGTGCGACTGTCGCAATAAACAATAAGGGTGCTTTCGCCGTCCCAAGTGATGATGAATTGCTCAAAATGTTCATCCCAATTATCCTCATTCAATAGTAAAGCATTTGGAATATGGTCTTCTTCATATGCCATCTGTCCTCGTGCATCGATCCACGTGCTGGACTCTATAGCCAGCGCATCCTCCAACAGGATTTCTCCTTCA
This genomic stretch from Opitutia bacterium ISCC 52 harbors:
- a CDS encoding rhodanese-like domain-containing protein, giving the protein MTLAEGEILLEDALAIESSTWIDARGQMAYEEDHIPNALLLNEDNWDEHFEQFIITWDGESTLIVYCDSRTCAASKGVAQRLKASLGTEDVWVLKGGWETWLDHRK